GATGGGAGATCTGATATCTCTTGGTATCATGCCTATCGGTGGCCATTTAGAGTCGATTAAGGGTACCCTCGTAGAGGATAAAGCTAAGGAAGTACAGGACGTTGGATTCCCAATTAGTGTGGAGAAATCATTGTCTCTCGAACCGGATTTAATTATTTTTGGAAATGCAGATGAGAAACAATACGAACAAATTTCTAAGGTCGCACCAACTGTGACGTTTGACACTTTCGCCTCAATAGAGGATCGCATGCGTATACTAGGTGATCTTCTTGGCAAAAAGCAAGAAGCTGAGGACTGGATCACCGCGAACACACTGAAAACAAAAGAAATGTGGACGAAGCTTCAGGAGGATGGGATGAAACCTGGAGAGACAGCTACTGTATTCACCATGTATCCTGGTAACCGTTTATTTGTAATGGCGGGAGCGGGCCTTCCCCAATTTTTGTATGGTCCCGATGGTTTTAAGGCAATGCCTAAAATTCAAGAACTTATTAAAGATGGCGTAGGATTTGTGGAAATCTCCGCAGAGGTTATGTCTGAATATGCCGGAGATCGAATTTTCATTCTGGATCCAGTACCCCCAGAAGCCAAGCAATCAACAGCAGAACTTATCAAAAGTCCGCTTTGGCTTAACCTTCCCGCAGTTAAGAATGGACAGGTGTATACCTTTGATATTCTAAAAGCCTCAAGCGATGCGACCTCACGAGAATGGTTACTGAGCGAGCTGCCTAAGGTGTTGGCAAAGTAAGTCTGGTATGATGCAAATAACATACGATACAAGAGGTTTTTCAACAAATTGTTGAAAAGCCTCTTTGTATTTACTATAATACAATAGATGAGAATCATTATCACTATAGAAAAAGGGGGTATACCTATGCTTCAAGACACAACGTCATCTGCACCGCTGCGTTCTTTGCTATTTCATCTTTCTGACGTTGAACTCCTTACCCGATCAGCAAGACAAATCGTCGAAGAAGAAGCCCCCCCTTGTTATACCCTTTTAATCTTCACGAACGGAACAGGCCGACTTTACATAGATAACCAACCATTTCTTTTCTCTCCTGACCACTGCTACCTGCTTTCTCCAGGAACTTCTCTTCAAATCGAGAATGGAACCGATACCGTAGTTTGCTTTTACCGGATCACCTTCACTGTCATTCAAGCTAGGGATCAACAACAAGTTTTATATACTGAGGATATTTTCCCAAATCGATATGAACTGAGGGTCTATCCGCTCTCCCGTCTGATCCGACTTACCGAACAACTGTATGCTGGAAGACTGGGTAAAGGCGATATGGAATGGTTTAAACAACATCTGCATTTTCAAGAATTAATAGGTTTTCTGCTCGAACATAATCTGCATTCCGATCCATCCCTTAGTCTGACGCAATCAGTCGAGAATACCATCCATTATTTAAATCATAACTTTATGGATAGCATCACGGTCAAACAGCTTGTGCAATTAGCCAACGTGCCCCATTGGCAGTATACATCCATTTTTCAAGAACTAACTGGAAAGAAACCTCTCGACTACTTAACAGAGCTACGTATTAACCGTTCTAAAGAATGGCTAGCGATTTCAAACGCGCCCCTACGAGATATTGCCCATAGAGTAGGATTTGCTGATGAGTATTACTTCAATCGTCGTTTTCGTCAAACCACAGGGGTCACACCTAGGCAATATGCGATATCCATGCGTCAGAGAGTCCTCGTCAAAGATTGGACAGGGCATGAGGTCCATATCCCCTTACAACCCCTCCGTATCATTTACTATGGGGAAACTATCGGAGACTTGGTGACTCTCGGTATACACCCGATTGGCGGAAACATACCAAACCCCGAGAACAGATTGTATAAAGATCCGACAACAATCATTCATGATGTTGGGTTTCCATTCAATACAGAAAGAGCTTCTGCGCTGGAGCCTGATTTGATTATTTTTGCTAATTCTGATGAACGCCAATATGAACAAATCTCCAAAATTGCTCCTACAATAACCTATAATTCATGGGCAACACTAGAAGAACGTATGCACATCCTTGGAGATTGGTTTGGCAAGAAAAGAGAAGCAGAACAATGGCTCGTTCATCATCATAACAAAACAAAAACGATGTGGCAGCAGCTTCAGTCCAGTATAAATGCCGGAGAAACCGCCTCCGTCTTTACGTATGATCACGGCGAACGCTTATTTGTCATGGGAGTCACAGGCTTCTCTACAGCACTCTATCATCCACTTGGCTTCCGACCCGTATCCAAGATTCAGGACATCTTAGATGCAGGTCAAGGATATAAGGAAATACAGGAGAGCTCACTGCCCCAGTACGCCGGTGACCGAATCTTCATGCTACTTCCGGAGAATAAGATTTCAAGGCGAGCGGCAGAAGACATGATGAATAGCACGCTTTGGCAGAGCCTACCTGCTGTCCAGAGTGGACATGTTTACATGGCCGAGGAAGCGAAATGGAACTTCGGAGATGCGTTTACGCGAGACAAGTTGCTCGAAATGCTACCTGAACTTCTACAGGGTTTTTGACAACAGGGATTGTTAATCAAGTCATAAGCATTTGATAAGTGAGCAAAAAAACCTTCAAATCCACTAACAAAATGGGGTTGGAGGTTCATTTTTGCTTTTATTCATTGTTATACAGCTTTTATCTCAAGCAATTCATATTTAAGTACTCCCATAGGTGCATTCACACTAATGATATTACCTACTTCTTTACCTAACAATTCCTTGCCTAAAGGACTCTCATAGGATATTTTATTATCCAATACATCTGCCTCGGCAGTACCTACAATCCGGTACTCTATTTTTTCGGAATATTCAATATCATTGAGAACTACAATACAACCTATACTCACTTTGGATAAGTTCAGACTATCTGCGCTAACTACCTGAGCCTTCGTGATCATTTTTTCCAGGATCATTATTCTTGTTTCCATAAAGGATTGGTCATTCTTCGCCGAATGATATTCACTATTTTCCTTTAAATCTCCGTAGCTAATAGCCAATTTGAGCCGCTCTGCTAATTCCTTACGTTTTACTGTTTTAAGATCCTTGAGTTCATGCTCTAATTTAGCTAATCCCTCTTCTGTCAAAATCACTTCATCATTATTAGACATCTTTACAACCCCCACTTTACTTTCGTTCTTCAATTCTAACCTATATCAAGCTTAAAAAAAACAGTAAGCCAAAGTGATTCATTATCTTTGGCTTACTGTTTTCTCTTGTACCCAACTTCAAATCATGCTTTAAGTGAAAAGATTCTTCTTAATATGCCAAGCTGTACAGCGCCTTAATATGTGACAAGTAACGAATGTTACTGGCTTCTTTCATAAGAGAAGCTGGCATTCCTTTAAGTGGCGTTCCATTAGCTCCTACAGTTGCAACAGCATCTTTACGACCCAAGCTTGCAAGTGTTCCAGAGTCTATTGGAGCAAATGATTCAAAGGATTTGTTATTAAGCTTAGCGAATAGATTGTAACCCACAAGCTCGCCCATTTGCCAAGCAATCTGAGCCGTTGGCGGATAAGGACGTCCTTCTGGACCAAAGAAAACAGCGCTATCGCCTACAACAAATACGTCTGGGTGAGAAATAGATTGAAGATGTTCATTAACGCTTGCACGTCCACGGTTCACTTCAAGTCCTGATTCACCGACTAGAGGATTTCCTTGTACTCCACCCGTCCAAACAAATGTATTGGTAACAATTTTTTGACCATCTTTCAGGTCAATCACATTTCCTTCAACATTGGTTACAGGGAGACCTGTTAAGAATTGAACCCCACGAGATTCCAAACTTTTCGTTGCACGTTCAATCAAATGATCCGGCAACACAGGAAGGATCTTAGGACCTGCTTCTACAAGTAACAATTTCACCGCTTTAGGATCTACACCATATTTCTTAGCAAGTGCAGACATTCCATCGGCAATTTCCCCAACTAACTCAACACCCGAAAGACCGCCACCACCAATGACAATCGTGCCATCAGCTTCATTATTCGTTTTGGAAAATTCCCGAATACGATCCTCAATATGTTTATGAATGTTGTTTGCATCTGCCGCAGATTTCAACACTAAGCTATTTTGCTCAAGTCCCGGAATACCGAAAAAGGCCGTTTGGCTTCCCAAACCGACAACAAGTGCATCATAAGTTAACTTGGAACCATCTGAAAGTTTCACTTCTTTATTGTCTACTGAGAAAGATTGAACCTTGCTGATTCTCAGATTAATGTCTTTCCCTTTGAATAACTTCTCTAATGGCATAGCAATAGCCTCTTCAGCAATATTACCAGCTGCAAGTCGGTGCAATTCTGTGATGATTTGGTGTGTTGGAGTCTGGTTTACAACAGTCACTTGTGCTTCAGCCTTAGTCAAATACTTGCGAAGACTCAAAGCCGTTAGAAGTCCGCCATAACCTGCACCTAATATAACAATATGTTTTGACATCGTGTATCCTCCGCTCTTACTAATTATTGTACGTGAACTATTTTTTGCTGCGTTCTTCACTGACTTGAAGATAAGCATTAACGAAACGGAACATCTTTTGCGCTTGTGGATCTTTAAGCATCTTTAACAGACCAAAAACACCGATCACTTCGTTGCTCGCTTCGGCACGATCCTTTGCTTCTATAACGGTTCCCGCAATGTTCTTCACGGAGTCTTTCACAGGTCCTACAATTTCTGTTATCGCTCCAACGGTATCACTTTTCAATACATCATCTGTAGCAACGGAATGAGCGAAATCATATGACTTCGTCATCACTTTGACGATTTCAGTCAATTTCGGTAACTGCTCTATCAGAGCCGATAGGGATTCCTGTACCTCAGGTTTTAATAACTGATCCAGTACATCATTGTGGCTTGCTGACAAGGCTTGTGGTTCTTGTTCAGACGTTGTCTGAGTAATTGATTCTGACATATCTAATTCTCCTTTACGATAAGCAACATTCGCTTCAGCTTTATATTTGATAGATTATCAATGCACTTGGATTAATAACCCGTCATTTCATAAAATAATCACTAAGCTTGGAACTTAATGTGATTATGGTTCATGAGTCTAACTAACAATAAAAATTTAAAATCTTTACTTAATCATACGACTAACCTCGGATATTATCAATTACCTTTTCTATGAATTGACCCTTAATTTCCGTATATTAACAATAATCAGAAGATTGTTTCATTAATTTTCACAAATAGCACTGAAATTATGCTTAATGTCATTTTAAATTAAAAAAACTGGCCGAACAAAATGATTGTTCGTCCAGATTAATACTTGTTAAATGAATGTGATTAATTTTTCTTCTTTTGGAATAATAACAAGTGAAGTCTTCGAGCAAACAACATAAAAAGGAGAATATTCCATGACAGATACAAGCAGGCAAGAAATTGTGGAAAGTGTTCCACAAACGGGTTTCTTCGGACACCCTAAGGGACTATTCACCCTTTTCTTCACAGAGTTCTGGGAACGCTTCTCATATTATGGAATGAGAGCCATTCTTGTTTACTATATGTACTATGAGGTATCACAAGGCGGATTGGGCTTGGACGAAAGCACAGCTCTGGCAATTATGTCGATCTACGGCTCACTGGTCTATATGTCCGGAATTATTGGCGGGTGGCTGGCCGATAGAATATTTGGAACTTCCAAATCTATATTCTACGGTGGCATATTGATTATGCTGGGGCATATTATTTTATCCATACCTGGAAGCATAACCATGTTCTTTGTTTCTATGGTTCTAATCGTCATTGGTACAGGATTACTGAAACCTAATGTATCCAGTGCCGTAGGTGAAATTTACAGTCCAGAGGATGTTCGCCGGGATGCAGGATTTAGCATCTTCTATATGGGAATTAACCTCGGTGGATTTCTTGCTCCTTTAATTGTAGGAACCATAGGCATGAAACAAAACAATTTTCACTTGGGTTTTTTAGTTGCTGCTGTCGGTATGTTTCTAGGATTGTTCGTATTTGTCATGACCAAGAAGAAAAGCCTAGGTCTTGCTGGTACCATTATAGCCAATCCTCTATCATCATCTGAAAAGAAAAGGGTCTATGCCTTTATGGGTCTGGGCGCCATTCTTATCGCTGCTTTGATTGCTATTACCATTCCAATGGGGATTCTTACATTCGATACCTTTATTGCTCTTGTAGGAATATTGGGGATTGTCATTCCGGCTCTATACTTTATTGTCATGTATCGGAGTCCTAAAACAACAATAGTAGAGCGCTCAAGACTCATTGCTTATATTCCGCTATTCCTTGCTTCTGTTATGTTCTGGGCCATTCAAGAACAGGGATCAACCATTCTCGCCAATTATGCGGACAAGCGAACACAGTTAGATTTTGCAGGAATTCATCTTTCACCTGCTTGGTTCCAATCGTTGAATCCATTATTTATTATTCTTTTGGCGCCTTTGTTTGCATGGGTTTGGGTAAAACTCGGAGTTCGTCAGCCGTCAGTCCCTACCAAATTCTCTTTGGGATTATTATTCGCTGGCTTATCATTTCTCGTTATCCTGTTACCCGCTTACTTTGGCGGAAGTCAGTCATTAGTTAACCCCTTATGGCTCGTTCTTAGTTACTTCATTGTCGTGATTGGGGAGTTACTTTTATCACCTGTAGGACTATCCGTAACTACCAAATTAGCGCCTGTTGCCTTCTCAGCCCAAACGATGAGTCTATGGTTCTTATCTAATGCTGCTGCTCAAGCCATCAATGCGCAGATTGTTAAATTCTATACACCTGATACCGAAATGCTTTACTTTGGTGTGATCGGAGGAGTAGCGATTCTCCTAAGTATCCTCCTTTTCATGCTTTCCCCGAAAATTCAAGGGTATATGAAAGGTGTACGATGAGTGCGATGACCGCTACGATCTGCATCATCCATTGTTTTGTGAAACGCTAATCATGATAAGGGCCTAACTTATAAAAAACCTCTGGCAAGATGTGATGGTAGTTCATTCACATAGCCAGAGGTTTTTTTAATTAAGTATGGTTCAGATATTTTTATCTCTCACCCTAATGCAAATCGGTCTTGATCCGAGATATCATCTTCCGATTGTTTTTTGATTTGTTTGCTTCTTAACTGACCACAAGCGGCATCAATATCTGCCCCATGTTCAAGGCGAACCGTACAGTTAATGTCTTGCTTTTTCAACGTATCATAGAATGCCAGAATGGATTCCTGATCGCTTCTCTGATATTGGCTATGCTCATCTACCGGATTGTACGGGATTAGATTAACACTACAGAGGTTTTGCTTATCTCTAATCAGCTCAGCAAGTTCTAGGGCATGCTCCTTGCGGTCATTTACATCCTTCAGCAGAATGTATTCGAACATAATTCTCCGATTCGTCTTGGCCAAATAGTAATCGACGGCCTTCATTAATTTTTCTATTGGAAAAGCACGATTAATGACCATGATCTGTGTCCGAAGTTCATTATTAGGCGCATGTAATGAAATAGCCAAATTAACCTGCAAATCTGCATCGGTAAATTCAATGATTTTATCAGGAAGGCCACTAGTCGATACCGTGATACGCTTCGCACCAATTGCTAAACCTTTCTGATCTTTAATAACTTGCAAGAAATCTACAAGATTCTTGAAATTATCGAATGGTTCACCAATTCCCATGACTACAACATGACTTACTCTTTCATCTTGCTCCGCTTGGTCCAAATGCTGCTGGGCTTTGATAATTTGCTCAACAATTTCACCACTCGTTAAATCACGACTTTTCTTAATTAACCCACTTGCACAGAAACTACACCCAATGTTACAACCTACTTGCGTAGTGACACACACGGCCAACCCATATTTCTGTCTCATTAATACCGTTTCTATCAGGTTGCCATCCTTTAATTTAAACAAAAACTTTATCGTTCCATCTGCCGATTCTTGCTTAACATGCTCTGTTAAGGTCTGAATGACAAAGTGATCTGCTAATAATTGCACACACTCTTTATTGACATCAGTCATTTCAGCGAAGTCGGTTACCCGCTTCCGATATAGCCAATCCCATACTTGTGCTGCGCGAAACTTTCTATGCTCATGCTCTAATAGCCATGCTGTCAGTTGTTCAAACGTCAATCCATAAATGGATTCCTTATTCATACATTACCCTCTTTTCAAAACTATAAAGTTCAATAATATTCTACTTAAACAGCCGAAGCCAAGCATCCGATTATATTGTCCCAAATTTTTTATATTAAAACAAGGGGAGTTAAATGGTTTTCCGTACAGAACCTGTAGCACAAACAAGAAGAAACGGCTTCGCCGTCCTTAAAGGATGGTAACCGTTTCTCGTAGAAATATACGCAACGTATAGTGAAAACTTCATACTTTCTTATAATTTAAAAGAGCACCCTCTCAGGTGCCCTTCATGACCGCGACATATAACTATCTAAACTGGTTAGGAAACTGCTTAATAATTCCTTTCGCAAGGACATCTGCGAACATAATCATATGCTCTTCCCCTTTGTCGAAGGCAACAACATAGGCATCCCAGTCTTTGTTAATCCTTGCCATAAGAGCATCTGTAACGAATTGCAAATGCACATAAAACATATCCCTTAATTCTTTATTGGACCAGTTGGGGTTAGCACTACTGAGAAACTGAGCAATATCATCAGCATTCCTATGCCACTCTTTATTATACTTTTCTACATCCTTCTGATTTCCAGCCTTTGCTGCATCCACAATTTTACCTGCAATCAGAATATGCTCTCGTAGTAGCTCAGCTAGCTTATTCCCTGCTGCCTCACCATAATAGGGCTTGATTGCATTTCCAATATCCTGTTGGTTTCGCAATAGCCTTGCCAACACTTTTTGTTGATCCTCCATGCCTGCAACGGCACTTACAATGTAATTTGTCGTCCATACAACATGATCAATCCACAGCTTCCTCAAATCACTCTTAAGTTTTACTTGAGATGGGCTTACACATTCCTTTTCCATATGGAATTGTTCGCCTTGCTTGCTTTGTGTTGCCTCGGCTTGTATGGGTGTCACACTAAACGCAAGCACTAGAGACATACATAACAGTGTCAACTTAGATGATATGCTTTTCATTTATACCTTCTCCTTAATGATGGATTGAACATTCCTGATTATTATGGACTGTTAAATTCAAATCATGCAGAAGGAGGTTGGATTCCTATGATGATGAAGAAAATGGCAGATAAAGTATTGACCTACCTTACTCCTCTATCCAATGCTTGTATAATACCTGAGTTCCCTTATCCTCATACCCCTTATCAGCTAGTTCTTTGTACAAAGATTCTGACAAAGCCAGTGCCGGAGTATCAAGACCCATATCTTTCGCTGCCGCAAGCGCAATCCCCATGTCTTTAATAAAGTGCTTCACATAGAAACCAGGTTCATCATTACCAGCGATTATACGTGGGCCAAGGTTAGTAAGAGACCAGCTTCCCGCAGCTCCGCTCTCAATGCTCTTTAAGACCGTATTAGCATCAAGTCCTGACGTTTTGGCATAAGCCAAAGCTTCACATACACCCATCATGTTCGAAGCGATTGCAATTTGGTTACACATTTTGGTATGTTGCCCCGCACCGGCTTTGCCCTGAAGGACGATGTTCGCCCCCATCAATTCGAACAAAGGACGCACCGCTTCAAAGTCAGCCTCATCTCCGCCAACCATAATGGACAGCATCCCTCCCTTTGCGCCGACATCGCCACCGGATACCGGTGCATCAAGGGCATGTATCCCTTTAATCGCGGATGCCTCATAGATGTGCTCAGCAAGCTGTGGGTTGGAAGTGGTCATGTCAATGAGGTAGGCACCCGACTTAGCATTAGCCACCAATCCATCTGCACCCAGATAAATTTCTTCCACATCTTTCGGATAACCTACAATGGTGATCACGACATCACAAGCCTCAGCTAGCTTAGCCGCCGTGTCATGCCATACGGCTCCATCCTTGACCAATTCCTCAGCCTTAGAAGCCGTACGGGTATATACATGCAGTGGATAACCCGCCTTTTGAATATGCATGGCCATACTTTTCCCCATGACGCCAGTACCGATAAAACCTACTACCGTATTCTCAGGTGTTAGTGACATTAGCCAGTCCTCCTTGTATATGCTTGTAGCTCTTCTCTATTATACTTCTTTTTCATACCCATCATCTGCAGAGTAGCAGTTCAATATATTTTCAAAGAAAAGTAGACCTCTCTTCCACATCATGGTACATTCTCGGTAGTATTCCTCATTGCTATCGGGGGAAACCCAAAAAAATTAATGGAGATATCTAAAATGAAAAAACGAGTATTAAAAGTGGTTGGTTCGATTGTTATAGCGGCTAGCCTAATTGTCGGAGGGTTCTTACTCTATATTACATTTACAGATTATAAACCCGAGGAAATCGTGGAGCTGGCTATAGACAACAATAACGAACGTGTTCTACAGCACAATGAACCTTTTACCATTACAACATTCAATATCGGCTATGCTGGTCTAGATAAAGATCAGGATTTCTTCATGGATGGCGGGAAGATGTCCCGTTCCAGTAGTGAAGAACAAACGAAGGCCAATCTGAAGGCCATAGCCTCTTTTATGACAAGCTTACGTTCGGACTTATTCATTCTACAGGAGGTAGATATCCGTTCTTCACGGAGCTATCATGTGGATGAGGTCGCATACTTCTCAAGGGAATTATCGGAGTACAGTCATGTATTTGCCACAAACTACAAGGTGCCATGGGTGCCCGTTCCTATCCTTGATCCTATGGGTTCCGCAGACAGTGGATTATTCACCTTATCCAGGTTCACAAGCACAGATCATTACCGATATAATCTACCGGGAAAAGAATCTTGGCCACGTCAACAACTCGATTTGGACCGCGCCTTTATTGAAAGCAGGTTTCCCGTCGACAACGGTAAAGAGCTTGTTCTAATCAATCTTCATCTATCTGCCTTTGACCATGGTGGAGCCATTCGCAAGCAGCAATTAGACTTCTTATCTGCCTATATTAAGAAAGAGAATGACAAGGGCAACTACCTGATTCTAGGCGGTGACTGGAACCATGCCCTTCCGGGTACAGATCCCCAAGCATTTGCAACCACCCAAGCATGGCCTGAGTGGCTACAGAAGTTCCCGAGCGATTTCAAGCCAGAAGGATTCAGCTGGGTTGTCGACCCTAATGTACCATCTGTGCGGACACTTGATGTTCCCTACTCGCAAGGCATTAATTTCAGAGCGGTTATCGATGGTTTTCTGATTTCACCGAACATTAAACTCAGCAGTGTGCAGGGCTATGAGTTATCCTTTGAACATAGCGATCATAATCCGGTAACCGCGCAGCTTATTCTGCAATAAGAGATCGTAATCGAGGCAACATTTCTACAGTGAATTATTTCTCTTATATATGCCTTTAATCTTACTTATATCGAACCCAATATAAAATAGAGTAAGAAGAAAAATGCGATGACGTACATCGTGATCGACACTTCCTTTTTTCGACCCGAAATCAGCTTCAGAATGGGGTAAGCAATGAAACCAAATGCAATCCCATTCGCAATACTAAAGGATAGTGGCATAATCGCCATCATCAAGTAAGCTGGAAAAGCTTCTGTAAAGTCACTGAAGGGAATTTCCTTGATACATTGGATCATCAAGCAACCAACAATAATGAGCACAGGAGCAATCGCACTATTCGGGATTACTTTGAACAGTGGAATGAGGAACAATGCTGGAATAAATAGAAGTCCCGTTGTAAACGAGGTTAGCCCCGTTCTTCCTCCTGCTGCAATACCTGTTCCAGACTCAGCAGCTGTCGTCGTGGGACTACAACCCAAAAGCCCTGCACTTATAACTGAAAAAGAATTGGCCTGAAATGACTTCCGAAACTTCGATTTATCTGGAAGCATCCCTAGTTGAGCTCCCATATTCTGAAAAATAATAACCATCGATAAAGAAAAAACAGCGGTCCAAAAATTAAGCGTACCTATACCGCTAAAATCTAAGGCAAAAAATAACTCGCCATACCCAGTAAAGGAGATACTAAAATCACGTAAGGTCGAAAAATCTACGATACCAAACAGCGTACCCATACCTGTTCCTGCGATAATCGCAATTAAGAAGCTCCCTTTCACATTCAGCATGAAAAGCGGCAACAGAACTAATAAGGTCAGTATAGTCGTTAAGGCATAAGGATCACTAAGATTCGCTAAGGTAACGAATGTACCTTTGCTTGCAACGATGATCCCCCCATTCTTTAATCCTAGAAAAGCAATAAATAAACCAATTCCAGCAGTCATTGCGTTAATCATAGACTTCGGGATCGAGCGCAATAAATAGTCGGCCCCTTTAGTTACCGTGGTTAAC
The nucleotide sequence above comes from Paenibacillus sp. IHBB 10380. Encoded proteins:
- a CDS encoding NCS2 family permease, with the protein product MGRRLEKLFHIQEQNSTIRTEVVAGVTSFMTVAYIIAVNGAILSTTGMPYEAATIVTVICSFVGCMLMALWANSPLIIIPGMGDNAFFVFTLVFSLGLTWQQALAAVFLAGIVFMLTTVTKGADYLLRSIPKSMINAMTAGIGLFIAFLGLKNGGIIVASKGTFVTLANLSDPYALTTILTLLVLLPLFMLNVKGSFLIAIIAGTGMGTLFGIVDFSTLRDFSISFTGYGELFFALDFSGIGTLNFWTAVFSLSMVIIFQNMGAQLGMLPDKSKFRKSFQANSFSVISAGLLGCSPTTTAAESGTGIAAGGRTGLTSFTTGLLFIPALFLIPLFKVIPNSAIAPVLIIVGCLMIQCIKEIPFSDFTEAFPAYLMMAIMPLSFSIANGIAFGFIAYPILKLISGRKKEVSITMYVIAFFFLLYFILGSI